From Xylanibacter oryzae DSM 17970, a single genomic window includes:
- a CDS encoding glutathione peroxidase, producing the protein MKAKNFYDFTVKNKKGESVSLAEYKGKVVLIVNIATKCGFTPQLKGLEELWNRYQDKGLVILGFPCNQFANQNPDSDDQTQEFCLLNYGVTFPILKKINVNGDDADPLYKWLKSKKGGILWSAIKWNFTKFLINKDGEVVHRFAPTAAPSKIEKYIVNEL; encoded by the coding sequence ATGAAAGCAAAGAATTTTTATGATTTCACGGTTAAAAACAAAAAAGGCGAGTCTGTAAGCCTCGCAGAGTATAAAGGTAAAGTTGTGCTGATTGTCAACATTGCAACTAAGTGCGGATTTACTCCGCAATTAAAGGGGCTTGAAGAGCTATGGAATAGATATCAGGATAAAGGCTTGGTAATCTTAGGTTTTCCATGCAATCAGTTTGCTAATCAAAATCCAGATTCTGACGATCAGACACAGGAGTTCTGTTTGTTAAATTATGGAGTGACATTTCCTATTCTGAAGAAGATAAATGTTAATGGAGATGATGCTGATCCACTATATAAGTGGCTGAAGAGTAAGAAGGGTGGAATACTATGGAGTGCTATCAAATGGAATTTCACCAAGTTTCTTATCAATAAGGATGGTGAGGTTGTTCACCGCTTTGCACCGACTGCTGCACCTTCAAAAATTGAAAAATATATTGTGAACGAGCTATAA
- a CDS encoding flavin reductase family protein, whose product MKSFNAKPWLLPQPVIIIGTYDENNVPNAMNAAWAGQWNINEIMISMGNHKTTRNLNACGDFTVAFASKETMVASDYVGIVSQKNNPNKIQKSGLTTEKAPNVNAPVFTDYPMTLECRIKEKLNESETGYYIIAEVVNILCDEKYLAEDGKPDVEKMDLITFDPVHMGYIKLGERVGQAFDEGKNLK is encoded by the coding sequence ATGAAAAGTTTTAATGCAAAGCCTTGGCTGTTGCCACAGCCTGTAATCATTATTGGTACATATGATGAGAATAACGTGCCTAACGCTATGAATGCTGCATGGGCAGGTCAGTGGAACATAAATGAAATCATGATTTCGATGGGTAATCACAAGACTACTCGCAATCTGAATGCGTGTGGCGATTTCACTGTTGCTTTTGCTTCAAAGGAAACTATGGTTGCATCAGACTATGTTGGAATTGTCAGCCAGAAAAATAATCCTAATAAGATACAGAAGTCTGGACTCACAACAGAGAAAGCTCCGAACGTGAATGCACCTGTCTTCACCGATTATCCAATGACACTTGAGTGCCGCATCAAGGAGAAACTGAATGAAAGCGAAACAGGTTACTACATCATTGCTGAAGTGGTTAATATCCTCTGCGACGAGAAGTATCTTGCAGAAGATGGTAAACCAGATGTTGAGAAAATGGACCTTATCACTTTCGATCCAGTTCACATGGGGTATATTAAACTCGGCGAGCGTGTTGGTCAGGCATTTGATGAAGGAAAGAATTTAAAATAG
- a CDS encoding flavodoxin family protein, giving the protein MHDNKVAPCIGCNACFKSENNTCVQKDDMIDIYEKMKQADMLVIASPVYFYGLSAQVKALIDRCHNPIRDIFNIKKTALLLVGASTLPELFDSIITQYKLCLNFFHLEDAGCVVARGVKDKGDIKNTKALNEAYKLGQSV; this is encoded by the coding sequence GTGCATGATAATAAGGTTGCTCCTTGCATAGGCTGCAATGCCTGTTTCAAGAGTGAGAACAATACGTGTGTACAGAAGGATGACATGATTGACATCTACGAGAAAATGAAACAAGCAGATATGCTTGTAATTGCTTCACCTGTATATTTCTATGGACTCAGTGCGCAAGTGAAAGCTTTAATTGATCGTTGTCACAATCCGATTCGTGATATTTTCAACATCAAGAAGACTGCCCTTCTGCTAGTTGGTGCATCAACCCTTCCTGAGTTATTCGACAGCATAATCACTCAGTATAAACTTTGCCTTAATTTCTTCCATCTAGAAGATGCTGGCTGCGTTGTTGCAAGAGGTGTTAAAGACAAAGGCGATATTAAGAATACTAAGGCTTTGAATGAGGCTTATAAATTGGGACAATCAGTGTAA
- a CDS encoding RHS repeat-associated core domain-containing protein produces MIVLLLIKNDINSALTEVDGSQTGNVVQTIAYYPFGMQFCDGTTCYFDQKHKYNGKEFDNMHGLNTYDYGARQYNPVTARWDRMDRLCENVVVFLSFLF; encoded by the coding sequence ATGATAGTTCTATTATTAATTAAAAACGATATAAATAGCGCATTAACGGAAGTAGATGGCAGCCAAACAGGAAATGTCGTCCAGACTATCGCCTACTATCCGTTTGGAATGCAGTTCTGCGATGGCACCACTTGCTACTTTGATCAAAAACACAAGTATAATGGAAAGGAGTTTGACAACATGCATGGCTTGAACACCTACGACTACGGAGCACGCCAGTACAACCCTGTCACCGCACGATGGGATAGAATGGATCGTCTTTGCGAGAATGTAGTAGTGTTTCTTTCATTCCTATTTTAA
- a CDS encoding alpha/beta hydrolase has protein sequence MKEILDDYDITITPSLEPTDVIVYCNSYGDGTKSILKSCEELNCLPFHLVVISKIDWDADMSPYPADKVISNYDNFEGNADDYLRWMLASLIPHCEKLLRVDNPRRILLGYSMSGLFSLYAMYRTDKFAAYISASGSLWYPDFDDFVITHEPMTKAPVYLSIGDKECISKNAYLQTTIEKTQHIFEHYKVQGHPTHFELNSGNHFVEGDLRQAKGIKWAIAALRRESHIEFHHDAL, from the coding sequence ATGAAAGAGATATTAGACGATTACGACATCACGATAACTCCATCATTGGAGCCAACAGATGTTATCGTTTATTGCAATAGTTACGGCGATGGAACCAAGTCTATTCTTAAATCATGTGAGGAATTGAATTGTTTGCCATTCCATCTTGTGGTTATCTCGAAGATAGATTGGGATGCAGATATGTCACCATATCCGGCAGATAAAGTGATATCTAACTACGATAACTTCGAAGGCAATGCTGACGATTATCTCAGATGGATGCTTGCAAGTTTGATTCCTCATTGCGAGAAACTGTTGAGAGTGGATAATCCGCGTCGGATACTCCTTGGCTATTCCATGTCGGGGCTTTTTTCTCTCTATGCAATGTATCGTACAGACAAGTTCGCGGCTTACATTTCCGCCTCCGGAAGTTTATGGTATCCTGATTTCGATGATTTTGTAATCACTCACGAACCTATGACTAAGGCTCCTGTTTATCTTTCTATTGGTGATAAGGAATGTATATCAAAGAATGCATATCTACAGACGACCATCGAAAAGACGCAACATATTTTTGAACACTATAAAGTGCAAGGTCATCCTACACATTTTGAACTTAATTCAGGCAATCATTTTGTAGAAGGGGATCTACGTCAGGCTAAAGGAATCAAGTGGGCTATTGCTGCTCTTAGAAGAGAGTCTCACATAGAATTTCATCATGATGCATTATAG
- a CDS encoding amino acid adenylation domain-containing protein has protein sequence MKETIYSFFMRQVEINPDVVAVFDERRSLTFSELNALADTIVDGFGTNNPKLIGVVMNHGVEQIATMLAILKAGAGYVPVEPFFPTDRIKFIMNECKVDFVITNGMYGEKLEGLNLYFIEQGMVIDKNARSKDKSIADGIAYVLYTSGSTGMPKGVTVENRNVCHYICAFQNEFHTIVGDKMLQYSVCSFDIFVEEVFTTLCNGATLAIPSDYIKADINRVMDFIEEHQITEISGFPYLLLEMNKLDNVPSSLKVLISGGDVLREDYITNLLDKFEIYNTYGPSETTVCASYCHVNNVKAEPDGTYPIGKPVLGTQIEIRNDKLEKVPNGSIGEICILGGGVSRGYIGEHREKENEAYVKLEDGRMMYCSGDLGLMKSDGTIIFLHRKDTQVMILGKRVETVEVQNILCCCPDVEKGVVLAHNDENGLAYLAAYIVPKDKLAFRMSRVRENMANFLPSYMIPEFFVKLETMPLTPNGKVDIKALPIILKVA, from the coding sequence ATGAAAGAGACAATTTATAGTTTTTTTATGCGACAGGTGGAGATTAATCCAGATGTTGTAGCTGTGTTTGATGAAAGAAGAAGTCTAACCTTTTCTGAGCTCAATGCACTTGCAGACACGATAGTAGATGGATTTGGCACAAATAATCCTAAACTTATAGGCGTTGTGATGAATCATGGCGTGGAGCAGATTGCCACAATGCTTGCTATATTGAAGGCTGGGGCAGGATATGTACCAGTTGAACCATTTTTCCCAACTGATAGAATTAAGTTTATCATGAATGAGTGCAAGGTAGACTTCGTGATTACTAATGGGATGTATGGAGAAAAACTTGAAGGATTGAATCTGTATTTTATCGAACAGGGAATGGTCATTGACAAGAATGCAAGGTCTAAGGATAAATCTATTGCGGATGGAATTGCTTACGTGCTATATACTAGTGGTTCTACAGGTATGCCTAAAGGAGTGACCGTGGAAAATCGCAATGTATGTCACTATATTTGTGCTTTCCAGAATGAATTCCATACCATAGTTGGAGACAAGATGCTTCAGTATTCTGTATGTTCATTCGATATCTTTGTTGAGGAAGTGTTTACTACGCTCTGCAATGGTGCTACACTTGCCATTCCCTCAGACTACATAAAGGCTGACATTAACCGTGTGATGGACTTCATAGAGGAACACCAAATAACAGAAATTAGCGGTTTCCCATACCTCTTATTGGAGATGAATAAACTTGATAACGTTCCGTCTTCACTTAAAGTGCTGATAAGTGGCGGTGACGTATTAAGAGAAGATTATATTACTAATCTTCTTGATAAATTCGAAATATATAATACATACGGTCCAAGCGAAACCACGGTTTGTGCATCTTATTGTCATGTGAATAATGTAAAGGCAGAGCCAGATGGTACTTATCCAATAGGGAAGCCTGTACTTGGAACTCAGATAGAAATAAGAAATGATAAGTTGGAAAAGGTTCCTAATGGCAGCATCGGTGAAATATGTATCTTAGGAGGAGGAGTTTCGCGAGGATATATCGGTGAACATCGTGAGAAGGAAAACGAAGCTTATGTGAAGTTAGAAGATGGTAGGATGATGTATTGTTCGGGCGATCTGGGGCTAATGAAAAGTGATGGTACCATAATATTTCTACATCGCAAGGACACCCAGGTGATGATTCTTGGCAAGAGAGTAGAAACCGTTGAGGTTCAGAACATTCTTTGTTGCTGTCCTGACGTGGAAAAGGGTGTTGTGCTGGCACATAACGACGAGAACGGCCTAGCTTATCTTGCGGCTTATATTGTGCCGAAGGATAAACTGGCTTTTCGAATGAGTAGGGTGCGCGAAAATATGGCAAATTTTCTACCATCATATATGATTCCAGAGTTTTTCGTCAAACTTGAGACAATGCCGCTCACACCTAATGGGAAGGTGGACATAAAGGCTTTACCGATTATATTAAAAGTAGCTTGA
- a CDS encoding MBL fold metallo-hydrolase, which yields MKLTYIYHSGFTIETESCVLIFDCWMDPAGVIPRILSTTNKPIYVFASHFHEDHFTKDILKWRTDNPTLSFTYILSKDTMKRRRADKEDADAWMAKGSVWSNDIINVYATGSNDSGVSWIVEVKDAKNRATIKRIFHAGDLNNWYARFLTDDYDGGTIDSEAFGVIDPIKDEKQFLGELKDIKKITDSFDVIMFPVDGRIGNGYTRGARQFIEQFKVGLFIPMHFVVSSFKSAWRMKEFTDEYNIPFWSIEKESQAINIEKE from the coding sequence ATGAAACTGACATATATATATCATAGTGGTTTTACAATTGAGACAGAAAGTTGTGTGCTCATCTTTGATTGCTGGATGGACCCAGCAGGAGTCATTCCAAGAATTCTATCTACTACCAACAAGCCAATTTATGTATTTGCTAGTCATTTCCACGAAGACCATTTCACGAAAGATATTCTGAAGTGGAGAACTGATAACCCTACTCTTTCTTTCACCTATATTCTTTCTAAGGATACTATGAAACGCCGAAGAGCCGACAAGGAAGATGCTGACGCATGGATGGCGAAAGGTTCTGTATGGAGTAATGATATTATAAATGTCTATGCCACAGGCAGTAATGATAGTGGTGTTTCATGGATAGTTGAAGTAAAAGATGCTAAAAATCGAGCTACGATTAAACGTATTTTCCATGCTGGAGATCTAAATAATTGGTATGCCCGTTTTCTGACTGATGACTATGATGGAGGCACTATTGATAGTGAAGCATTTGGTGTTATTGATCCGATAAAAGATGAGAAACAATTCCTAGGAGAGTTGAAAGACATTAAAAAGATAACAGACTCATTCGATGTTATCATGTTCCCTGTAGATGGTCGTATTGGTAACGGATATACTCGTGGTGCCAGACAATTCATCGAGCAATTCAAAGTTGGATTGTTTATCCCAATGCATTTCGTTGTTAGTAGCTTTAAGAGTGCATGGCGCATGAAAGAGTTTACCGACGAATACAACATTCCTTTCTGGAGTATCGAGAAGGAAAGTCAGGCAATTAACATAGAAAAGGAATAA
- a CDS encoding GNAT family N-acetyltransferase codes for MNIRSVNIDELDMLMSWRMEVLHEVFADSENVDWKALEAANREYYMQEITRGGHIACLYDDEIGCGGLCLYNEMPSPENPSGRCAYLMNIYVRPQYRSRGYGMEIVSWLVNQARALGITKIYLESSECGKRMYQKLGFKGMTDYYKL; via the coding sequence ATGAATATAAGAAGTGTAAATATTGACGAGCTCGACATGTTGATGTCGTGGCGTATGGAAGTGTTGCACGAGGTGTTTGCAGATTCTGAAAATGTAGATTGGAAAGCATTGGAGGCGGCAAATCGTGAATACTATATGCAAGAGATTACTCGTGGTGGACATATAGCTTGCCTGTATGATGATGAAATAGGATGTGGCGGCTTATGCCTCTATAATGAAATGCCATCACCAGAAAATCCATCTGGTAGATGTGCTTACTTGATGAACATATATGTTCGTCCTCAGTATCGCTCTAGGGGATATGGTATGGAAATAGTCTCCTGGCTTGTTAATCAGGCTAGAGCTCTGGGTATCACAAAGATTTATCTCGAATCATCAGAATGTGGTAAGAGGATGTATCAGAAATTAGGATTTAAGGGAATGACAGATTATTATAAACTGTAG
- a CDS encoding YiiX/YebB-like N1pC/P60 family cysteine hydrolase, which yields MQPGDILLMNTYESQRRLMPGCKYDHIAVYLGDAFLIEADGTGVMMNHVYSYAFKDDDHGCIMRLKKSCSKKRIDELLYWLRQQMAMEFGSFQARKVPVLKNTDEQGEKNRTFCSRLVAQAYHQIGIDLVKNPDFCSPDDILGSDFLVKVEPSLQPFTADMSNTVMNNQKQRADSDTYLADLFQTMGQFYNEDIQKIDQLLIAAMNNIDKDADALDFILQQRWMTPAEKQTEMMWPWFNDDNALFAHFVTTENVLFFLRNQILHYDLTYLPISRQNAINMWVIAKIKRESKVVKAISKQFKSVLDEAIRIRKRLEKLYILTFDRDHDGFFDFSEKYGFESNFEFKEGAVDISKILLELMEYGPSNISELLNVADDDDE from the coding sequence ATGCAGCCTGGAGACATCCTGCTTATGAATACGTACGAGAGTCAAAGAAGACTGATGCCGGGATGTAAATATGATCACATTGCTGTTTATCTAGGCGATGCTTTCTTGATCGAAGCTGATGGTACAGGTGTAATGATGAATCATGTGTATTCATATGCCTTCAAAGATGACGACCATGGATGTATAATGAGGCTTAAAAAAAGTTGTAGTAAGAAGAGAATAGATGAACTTTTATATTGGTTACGCCAGCAAATGGCAATGGAATTTGGATCGTTTCAAGCAAGAAAGGTTCCTGTGTTAAAGAATACCGATGAGCAAGGTGAAAAGAATCGAACTTTTTGTTCTCGTTTAGTCGCTCAGGCATATCATCAAATTGGTATCGATTTAGTGAAAAATCCAGATTTCTGTTCACCTGATGATATTCTAGGATCTGACTTTCTTGTAAAAGTAGAGCCATCATTACAGCCATTTACTGCTGACATGTCAAATACAGTAATGAATAACCAAAAGCAAAGAGCTGATTCGGATACTTATCTTGCCGATTTGTTTCAAACTATGGGGCAATTCTATAATGAAGATATTCAAAAGATTGATCAACTGCTTATTGCAGCTATGAACAATATTGATAAGGATGCTGATGCTCTTGATTTTATCTTGCAGCAAAGGTGGATGACGCCAGCTGAAAAACAAACAGAGATGATGTGGCCATGGTTTAATGATGACAATGCATTGTTTGCTCATTTTGTTACAACAGAAAATGTACTCTTTTTCTTGAGAAACCAAATCTTACATTATGATCTTACATATCTTCCGATATCTAGACAGAATGCTATCAATATGTGGGTAATAGCAAAAATAAAAAGAGAATCTAAGGTAGTAAAAGCAATATCCAAACAGTTTAAAAGTGTGCTGGATGAGGCTATCCGCATTAGAAAAAGGCTTGAAAAACTGTATATTTTAACCTTTGATAGAGATCATGACGGATTCTTTGATTTTAGCGAGAAGTACGGTTTTGAATCAAATTTTGAGTTTAAAGAAGGTGCTGTTGATATATCAAAAATCTTGCTGGAGCTTATGGAATATGGCCCTTCAAATATTAGTGAATTATTAAATGTTGCTGATGATGATGACGAATAG
- a CDS encoding LysE family transporter, producing the protein MPISLLPTLLMAILVVGYTPGPANIYALSMSIRHEKRRVLTMWLGLLIGFSTAVVILAIFTHLLGTVLGSYIGYVKYLGAAYIMWLAWKIYHSSGQTKKDNRDCTFWSGFIVQMTNAKILLFDLTCFSSFVLPYSNKLCDLLVVSAMLLIAGPGANLVYVFIGTYLNHFFSKYRKQSDITMSLALALCAIYIVLN; encoded by the coding sequence ATGCCAATAAGTTTACTGCCAACATTGCTGATGGCTATCCTTGTTGTAGGATATACACCTGGACCTGCTAACATTTATGCACTTTCAATGTCTATTCGGCATGAAAAGCGAAGGGTACTCACCATGTGGTTGGGACTGCTTATTGGATTCTCAACAGCTGTGGTTATTCTAGCCATATTCACTCATTTATTAGGCACTGTGCTTGGTTCATACATTGGCTATGTGAAGTATCTTGGCGCAGCCTACATCATGTGGTTAGCATGGAAGATATACCATAGCAGTGGACAGACAAAGAAAGACAATAGAGATTGTACATTCTGGAGTGGTTTCATTGTGCAAATGACAAATGCAAAGATACTATTATTCGATCTTACTTGCTTCAGTTCGTTTGTACTTCCCTACTCTAACAAGCTCTGTGATCTGCTAGTTGTATCAGCAATGCTACTTATTGCCGGTCCTGGAGCCAATCTTGTTTATGTTTTTATAGGCACGTATTTAAATCATTTCTTTAGTAAATATCGCAAACAATCTGACATTACAATGTCACTTGCTCTTGCATTATGCGCTATTTATATCGTTTTAAATTAA